From a single Schistosoma mansoni strain Puerto Rico chromosome 4, complete genome genomic region:
- a CDS encoding putative geranylgeranyl transferase type II beta subunit: MAHPIVDESLGKDCPKELLLQKHLKFLVRCKSENDSTLDYCRMSGIYWVLTALDLLDSLSEVDGDEIVDFVLSCQKKCGGFAPCPKHDAHLLSTLSAIQILAMYDCLNKVNVEAVCAFVSKLQQPDGSFAGDIWGEIDTRFSFCAVATLHILGMLSKNTIDIEACASYLEKCQNLDGCFGTRPGSESHAGQAYCVVGALAILRQLHRLNIDRAAWWLAERQLPSGGLNGRPEKHPDVCYSWWTVATLAIFGRLTWIKQTDLTRFILASQDDQTGGIADKPGNIPDPFHTLFGLAGLSLLAQVDSYFSSPKKMENGLNGVEDPAFVALQTARNKLKTINPVLCMPQYIIDRLQLKFQLL; this comes from the exons ATGGCTCACCCCATTGTTGATGAAAGTCTCGGGAAAGACTGTCCAAAAGAGCTGTTGTTACAAAAGCATTTGAAGTTCTTAGTTAGATGCAAAAGCGAAAATGACAGTACTTTGGATTATTGCAGAATGTCTGGAATCTACTGGGTTCTTACTGCTCTTGACTTGCTCGATTCACTGTCAGAAGTAGATGGGGATGAAATAGTTGACTTCGTATTGAGTTGTCAGAAAAAGTGTGGTGGATTCGCTCCTTGCCCCAAACATGATGCCCATCTGCTCTCAACTTTAAGCGCTATCCAAATACTTGCAATGTATGACTGCTTAAACAAGGTGAATGTTGAGGCCGTGTGTGCATTCGTTTCCAAATTACAG CAACCAGATGGAAGTTTCGCTGGAGATATTTGGGGGGAAATCGACACTCGTTTTTCATTTTGTGCCGTTGCTACACTGCATATACTTGGAATGCTTTCTAAAAATACTATTGACATTGAAGCTTGTGCTTCATACCTCGAAAAGTGTCAAAATTTGGATGGATGTTTCGGAACTCGACCTGGAAGTGAATCCCATGCAGGTCAAGCATATTGTGTCGTGGGAGCTCTGGCTATACTTCGTCAACTACATCGGTTAAATATAGACCGTGCTGCTTGGTGGCTGGCCGAACGTCAGCTTCCTAGCGGAGGTTTAAATGGAAGACCGGAAAAACACCCTGATGTGTGCTATTCATG GTGGACTGTAGCTACTCTTGCTATTTTTGGTCGTTTGACATGGATTAAGCAAACTGACCTTACTCGGTTCATCTTAGCTTCTCAAGATGACCAAACTGGCGGTATAGCAGATAAACCCGGAAATATTCCTGACCCATTTCATACTTTATTTGGTCTTGCTGGTCTCTCTTTATTAGCCCAGGTTGACTCATATTTTTCCTCACCAAAGAAAATGGAAAATGGATTAAATGGTGTCGAAGATCCAGCCTTTGTTGCTTTACAAACGGCTAGAAATAAGTTGAAGACTATTAATCCAGTATTATGCATGCCCCAATACATAATAGATCGACTGCAGCTCAAATTTCAACTACTGTAA
- a CDS encoding putative growth factor receptor-bound protein: MSEQLYWIGEETTTKQAFHSAEAIQTMLNNIDTSGFPEWRDYLFIRKPGDKSWSRRLCVLRSSGLYTSNKNKKSFSSTDLIRILVLDGPLKLYTTTGGWSRMRAPTPHGFAFKPYSAQDPSSTHVFCFCATDEKALRHWVSRLRVAKYGRQLLTDYHMALSRVHQLISLRTQLSINSNRSSNNMINLNLQPKSSFDYLSQSSSSIHVPTASSTRSLLTASSSPSVFPRGDPRYSENQHQQQHSCSRQSLHPNIQSSYSPRPVSPLSMRARMITNSEHPCLINMNHSSGQLKNQDKFPPSIHNSSDRYK, encoded by the exons TACTGGATTGGTGAAGAAACCACTACAAAACAAGCTTTTCATAGTGCAGAAGCTATTCAA ACAATGTTGAATAATATTGATACCAGTGGTTTTCCAGAATGGCgtgattatttgtttatacGTAAACCTGGTGATAAATCATGGTCACGTCGTTTATGTGTTTTAAGAAGTTCCGGATTGTACACttcaaataagaataaaaagtCTTTCTCA TCTACAGATCTTATTCGTATTCTGGTTCTGGATGGACCCTTAAAACTTTACACAactacaggaggttggtcgcggaTGCGTGCACCTACTCCACACGGTTTCGCCTTCAAG CCTTATTCTGCACAAGACCCTTCTTCTACACATGTGTTTTGCTTCTGTGCAACAGATGAGAAAGCATTACGTCATTGGGTTAGTCGACTACGTGTTGCTAAA taCGGAAGACAACTGCTGACCGATTACCATATGGCACTTAGTCGAGTTCACCAACTGATTAGTCTACGCACTCAACTAAGTATTAATTCCAACCGTTCAAGTAATAATATGATAAATTTGAACTTACAACCGAAATCATCTTTTGATTATCTTTCACAATCGTCATCATCAATACATGTCCCAACAGCCAGTTCTACACGAAGTCTTTTAACTGCTAGTTCTTCTCCATCAGTTTTCCCACGAGGCGATCCACGCTACTCAGAAAatcaacatcaacaacaacattcATGTAGTAGACAATCATTACATCCAAATATTCAGTCATCATATTCACCACGTCCTGTTTCTCCTTTAAGTATGAGAGCAAGAATGATAACTAATTCTGAGCATCCTTGCCTTATAAACATGAATCATTCTTCAGGACAACTTAAAAACCAAGACAAATTCCCTCCAAGTATACATAATTCATCGGATAGATATAAATGA